In a genomic window of Pseudomonadota bacterium:
- a CDS encoding ABC transporter ATP-binding protein, whose product MATLATQKLSVKIGNVAICADLDLEVAPGQCWGLLGRNGAGKTTLLHTLAGLRAPLAGKVILGNRALSELPRRKVAQQLGVLFQEEADAFPATALETALIGRHPYLGRWAWEDDKDVGRAIQSLHLMGIDDLATRLVSTLSGGERRRLALATLLTQDPDILLLDEPTNHLDLHHQIQVLSHLKKLATESGKALLVILHDINLATRFCDHLLLLLGGGTTVAGPAAQTIDVTTLETLYQHPIAKLHHEGRDIWLPR is encoded by the coding sequence ATGGCAACACTGGCAACCCAGAAACTCTCCGTCAAAATCGGTAACGTCGCGATCTGTGCCGATCTCGACCTCGAAGTAGCCCCCGGTCAATGCTGGGGGCTACTGGGTCGCAACGGGGCCGGTAAAACGACCCTGCTTCACACACTGGCCGGACTGCGCGCACCGCTGGCCGGTAAGGTGATCCTGGGGAATCGGGCCCTAAGCGAGTTGCCGCGGCGCAAAGTGGCCCAACAGCTAGGCGTACTGTTTCAGGAGGAGGCCGACGCCTTCCCCGCCACGGCGCTGGAAACGGCTTTGATCGGTCGTCACCCTTACCTCGGCCGCTGGGCATGGGAAGACGATAAAGATGTCGGACGCGCCATACAGTCACTGCATCTGATGGGAATCGACGATCTGGCGACACGGCTGGTCTCGACCCTCTCCGGTGGCGAACGGCGCCGACTGGCGTTGGCGACTCTGCTCACCCAGGACCCGGACATCCTGCTACTCGACGAGCCCACCAACCACCTGGATCTGCATCACCAGATCCAAGTGCTCAGTCACCTCAAAAAGCTGGCCACCGAAAGCGGTAAAGCACTCCTGGTGATCTTACATGACATCAACCTCGCAACGCGCTTTTGCGATCATCTGCTCCTGCTGCTCGGCGGAGGAACAACCGTCGCGGGCCCTGCTGCGCAGACAATCGACGTCACCACGCTCGAAACGCTCTACCAACATCCCATCGCGAAACTTCACCACGAAGGGCGAGATATCTGGTTGCCGCGTTGA
- a CDS encoding iron ABC transporter permease, with translation MMRNAGWLLAVLSLTVIASLLLALASGSVELKAQELWAIIARQGESLHQTVVWEIRLPRALSAFATGGLLALGGALMQVLLRNPLADPYILGVSGGASAAALVVMMLGLAGFWLPIAAFAGALLSLLLVFGLAHGRGGWTPTRLLLTGVVVAAGWGALISLLLAISPQGALRGMLFWLMGDLGYAHSPWLGLGVLALGLAASLPLARDLNVLARGEMLAGSLGIAVGRLRYQVFFLASLLTAAAVTLAGSVGFVGLVVPHMLRLVGAHDHRVLLPASVLLGGTLLIVADTGARTVIAPAQLPVGVITALLGVPLFLFLLNRGSERLLATIR, from the coding sequence ATGATGCGTAACGCCGGCTGGCTTCTGGCTGTTTTGAGTCTAACCGTCATCGCCAGCCTGCTGCTGGCGCTGGCCAGCGGCAGTGTGGAACTGAAGGCTCAGGAGTTGTGGGCGATCATCGCCCGTCAAGGGGAATCGCTGCATCAAACGGTGGTGTGGGAAATTCGCTTACCCCGGGCCCTCAGCGCCTTCGCCACCGGGGGCTTGCTGGCCCTGGGCGGCGCATTGATGCAGGTGCTGCTGCGCAATCCTCTTGCCGATCCTTACATCCTGGGGGTCTCGGGGGGAGCATCGGCGGCAGCGCTGGTAGTAATGATGTTGGGGTTAGCGGGTTTCTGGCTGCCGATCGCGGCCTTCGCCGGGGCGCTGCTTTCGCTGTTGCTGGTATTCGGACTGGCCCATGGTCGCGGTGGGTGGACGCCAACCCGACTGTTGTTGACCGGCGTGGTGGTCGCCGCCGGCTGGGGGGCGCTGATCAGCCTGCTGCTCGCCATTTCCCCTCAAGGGGCACTGCGCGGCATGCTCTTTTGGCTGATGGGCGATCTCGGTTACGCCCACTCGCCCTGGCTAGGACTCGGCGTGTTGGCACTGGGGCTCGCGGCGAGCCTGCCTCTGGCGCGCGATCTCAATGTACTCGCCCGCGGTGAAATGCTGGCCGGGTCGCTGGGCATCGCGGTGGGCAGGCTGCGCTACCAGGTCTTTTTCCTTGCCTCGCTGCTCACTGCTGCGGCAGTCACGCTGGCAGGCAGCGTCGGTTTTGTCGGGCTGGTGGTTCCCCATATGCTGCGCTTGGTGGGCGCGCATGATCACCGCGTGTTACTACCCGCAAGCGTGCTCTTGGGCGGGACGTTGCTGATCGTCGCCGACACCGGCGCCCGCACGGTCATCGCCCCGGCGCAGCTGCCCGTGGGGGTGATCACCGCATTGCTCGGGGTACCGCTGTTTCTGTTCCTGCTCAATCGGGGCTCGGAACGATTACTGGCCACGATACGCTGA
- a CDS encoding porin family protein, which yields MEIIRKVLLGTLLTALATGPAVAAEQGPYLGFALGESDDDILNETDSGFKLFGGYTLSPNLGVELAFVDLGEFSSGNLEQDGLSVHLLGYLPVSQSFDLFGKVGFFNWEVRASGLTDTGTDISYGFGGEVRVSNQLAIRAEWETYDDVSGGDVDLFSLGLSLRF from the coding sequence ATGGAAATCATCCGAAAGGTACTGCTGGGCACTCTGCTCACGGCACTGGCGACCGGCCCCGCCGTTGCAGCGGAACAGGGTCCCTACCTCGGCTTCGCTTTGGGCGAATCCGACGACGACATCCTCAACGAAACCGACAGCGGCTTCAAGCTGTTCGGCGGCTATACGCTCAGCCCCAATCTGGGGGTAGAGCTCGCGTTTGTGGATCTGGGCGAGTTCAGCAGCGGCAACCTGGAACAGGATGGCCTGTCGGTTCATTTATTGGGTTACCTGCCTGTCTCCCAGAGTTTCGATCTGTTCGGCAAGGTCGGCTTCTTCAACTGGGAAGTGCGCGCATCGGGACTTACTGATACCGGCACCGACATCAGCTACGGCTTTGGCGGCGAGGTTCGCGTCAGCAACCAGCTGGCTATACGTGCCGAGTGGGAAACCTACGACGACGTCAGTGGCGGCGACGTTGATCTGTTCTCGCTGGGCTTGAGTCTTCGTTTCTGA
- a CDS encoding HAD family hydrolase — MALAIFDLDNTLIGGDSDYLWGRFLAERGIVDGEAYERENLRFYEEYQAGKLDILEFLRFSLRPLAENEPECLERWRNEFVDQMIRPIQLPAAQALIERHRGAGDTLIIITATNRFVTEPIAQLLGIPHLLATEPELIDGRYTGNVVGPPCFQHGKITQLQKWLTATGHDLDDSWFYSDSHNDLPLLELVDHPVAVDPDEPLTRHARHHHWPVVTLRDRDLAPDLA, encoded by the coding sequence TTGGCACTGGCAATCTTCGATCTCGACAACACACTCATCGGCGGCGACAGCGATTATCTATGGGGGCGGTTCCTCGCTGAGCGCGGAATCGTGGACGGCGAGGCATACGAGCGCGAGAACCTGCGCTTTTACGAAGAGTATCAAGCGGGCAAGCTGGATATACTCGAGTTTCTGCGCTTTTCGCTGCGCCCGCTGGCGGAGAACGAACCCGAGTGCCTGGAACGCTGGCGGAACGAGTTTGTCGATCAGATGATCCGCCCCATTCAACTGCCCGCCGCCCAGGCGCTGATCGAACGCCACCGCGGCGCCGGTGATACGTTGATCATCATCACCGCCACCAACCGCTTTGTTACCGAACCAATCGCCCAGCTGTTAGGAATACCCCATCTACTTGCCACCGAACCAGAACTCATCGACGGCCGCTACACCGGCAACGTGGTCGGTCCTCCCTGCTTTCAGCACGGCAAGATCACGCAGCTTCAGAAATGGCTCACCGCAACCGGCCATGACCTTGACGACAGCTGGTTCTACAGCGATTCGCACAACGATTTGCCGCTATTGGAACTAGTCGATCATCCCGTGGCCGTTGATCCCGACGAGCCGCTCACGCGTCACGCTCGCCACCACCATTGGCCGGTGGTCACCCTGCGCGATCGCGACTTGGCACCCGATCTCGCATGA
- a CDS encoding phosphoenolpyruvate-protein phosphotransferase PtsP, protein MLEVLRKIVQEVNDARDLGQVLDIILRRVQETLSVDVCSVYLSNHQTRQNMLMATVGLNPEAVGKVRLSFDEGIVGRVTMRAEPINLDDAPQHPNYKYIPESGEDPYHAFVGVPIIHQRDVMGVLVVQQRARRRFDDNDVSFLVTLAAHIAGAIGHAAASGQLPSHSDTERRGGGWCEGQSGAPGVGVGWAVEIVSAADLRSVPDRTTDSPEAEVGQFLRALSAVREEIKRLRVGLGEKATEAQALFDAYLMLLSGEGIEDDTVARIRAGSWAPGALRAVIDEHARVFAAMDDPYLRERAEDIRDLGARILLRLRSPISEKARDYPAQTVLIGGEITAAQLIEVPHEKLVAVVSGRGSTASHIAILARALGVPAVMGTADLPTGRLHGEEIIVDGYLGRVYVRPQATLRREYVRLAREEQELVSDLQGLRDQPSVTSDGVHLPLFVNTSLLSEIEPALRSGTGGVGLYRTEIPFLVRDRFPAEEEQLKSYRHILEVFHPRPVTLRTLDIGGDKPLPYFSWEEENPFLGWRGIRVTLDHPEIFRVQLRAMLRADIGLGNMRVMFPMISTVEELEEAVHLIDETIAELRVGGLDATRPPIGAMIEVPSTLYMIEELARLVDFFSVGTNDLTQYLLAVDRNNPRVAKMFKSLHPAVLRALAQLIDAAHRAGKPISVCGEIAGDPAGALLLLGLGIDGLSMNVASLPRIKWLVRSFSRAEAEQLAQRALRMGDVGEVHLQLNTAIEMRGLGGLIRAGR, encoded by the coding sequence ATGCTCGAAGTCCTGCGTAAGATCGTCCAGGAGGTCAACGATGCCCGCGATCTGGGCCAGGTGCTGGATATCATTCTGCGCCGGGTACAGGAGACGCTGTCGGTAGACGTCTGTTCGGTCTATCTCTCCAATCACCAAACCCGCCAGAACATGCTCATGGCCACGGTAGGCCTCAATCCCGAGGCGGTCGGCAAGGTGCGCCTTTCGTTTGACGAAGGTATCGTCGGCCGCGTCACGATGCGCGCCGAACCCATCAATCTCGACGATGCGCCGCAACACCCGAATTACAAATACATACCGGAGAGCGGCGAAGATCCCTACCATGCGTTTGTCGGCGTCCCCATCATCCACCAGCGCGACGTCATGGGCGTACTCGTTGTTCAGCAGCGGGCGCGGCGGCGCTTCGATGACAACGATGTCTCGTTCCTGGTGACGCTGGCGGCTCATATCGCCGGCGCTATCGGCCACGCGGCAGCGAGTGGCCAGCTGCCCAGCCACTCCGATACGGAACGCCGGGGTGGAGGCTGGTGCGAGGGGCAGTCGGGCGCGCCCGGTGTGGGGGTGGGCTGGGCGGTGGAGATCGTCAGCGCCGCCGATCTGCGCTCGGTACCGGATCGGACCACCGACAGTCCCGAGGCCGAGGTTGGTCAGTTTTTGCGGGCGTTGTCCGCGGTCCGTGAAGAGATCAAACGCTTGCGCGTCGGTTTGGGCGAGAAGGCCACCGAGGCACAGGCGCTCTTCGACGCCTATCTCATGCTGTTGAGCGGAGAGGGTATCGAGGACGATACTGTCGCCCGCATCCGCGCGGGCAGCTGGGCGCCGGGTGCGCTGCGCGCCGTGATCGACGAACACGCCCGGGTCTTTGCCGCCATGGATGATCCCTATCTGCGCGAACGCGCAGAGGATATTCGAGATCTGGGTGCGCGAATTCTCCTTCGGTTGCGTTCCCCCATCAGCGAGAAAGCGCGTGACTATCCGGCGCAGACGGTATTGATCGGCGGCGAGATTACCGCGGCCCAACTGATCGAGGTTCCCCACGAAAAGCTGGTGGCCGTGGTTTCCGGGCGCGGTTCGACGGCTTCACACATCGCCATACTGGCGCGGGCGCTGGGTGTGCCCGCTGTGATGGGTACGGCCGACCTGCCGACGGGCCGCCTGCATGGCGAGGAGATCATCGTCGATGGCTATCTGGGCCGCGTCTATGTGCGACCCCAGGCTACGCTGCGGCGCGAGTATGTGCGCCTGGCCCGTGAGGAGCAGGAGCTGGTCAGTGATCTGCAGGGCTTGCGCGATCAGCCCTCGGTCACCAGTGACGGCGTGCACCTGCCGCTGTTCGTCAACACCAGTCTGCTCTCGGAGATCGAGCCGGCGTTGCGCAGCGGAACCGGGGGGGTCGGGCTTTACCGTACCGAGATACCCTTTCTGGTCCGCGACCGGTTTCCGGCCGAGGAGGAACAGCTGAAGAGCTATCGGCACATCCTCGAGGTATTTCATCCGCGCCCCGTCACGCTGCGCACGCTGGATATTGGCGGCGATAAACCGCTCCCCTACTTCTCCTGGGAGGAGGAAAATCCGTTCCTCGGTTGGCGCGGTATCCGCGTCACGCTCGATCATCCGGAGATCTTTCGTGTCCAGCTGCGCGCCATGCTGCGTGCCGATATCGGTCTCGGCAACATGCGCGTGATGTTCCCGATGATCAGCACGGTCGAGGAGTTGGAAGAGGCGGTCCACCTGATCGACGAAACGATTGCCGAGCTTCGCGTGGGTGGACTCGACGCCACCCGGCCGCCGATCGGCGCCATGATCGAAGTGCCTTCAACGCTCTATATGATCGAGGAGCTTGCCAGGCTGGTCGATTTCTTCTCCGTCGGCACCAACGATCTCACGCAGTATCTGCTTGCAGTCGACCGCAATAATCCTCGTGTCGCCAAGATGTTCAAGTCGCTGCATCCGGCAGTGCTGCGCGCGCTTGCGCAATTGATCGACGCCGCGCATCGGGCGGGAAAACCGATCTCCGTTTGCGGCGAGATCGCCGGAGACCCGGCCGGTGCCCTGCTGCTGCTGGGGCTGGGAATCGACGGCCTGAGCATGAACGTCGCGAGTCTGCCACGCATCAAATGGCTGGTACGCAGCTTCAGTCGCGCGGAGGCCGAGCAGCTCGCGCAACGGGCATTGCGGATGGGCGATGTCGGCGAAGTGCATCTCCAGCTCAATACCGCCATCGAGATGCGCGGACTGGGCGGGTTGATCAGAGCGGGCAGGTGA
- a CDS encoding RNA pyrophosphohydrolase gives MQLIDSDGYRLNVGIILCNGEGRVLWARRSGQDAWQFPQGGIKSNETPEQAMFRELQEEVGLLPDHVEIMGQTRRWLRYRLPSRYIRRHSKPVCIGQKQVWFMLRLVGDDEAVKLDCCDRPEFDCWRWVNYWHPLREVVSFKRGVYHRALNEFAHLLFPEGRQRRYDQRGPIPRRARS, from the coding sequence ATGCAACTTATTGATTCAGATGGATATCGACTGAATGTCGGCATTATCCTGTGTAATGGAGAGGGGCGCGTCCTTTGGGCCCGCCGCTCCGGGCAGGATGCGTGGCAGTTTCCGCAGGGGGGCATCAAGTCGAACGAGACGCCAGAGCAGGCGATGTTCCGCGAGCTTCAGGAAGAGGTGGGCCTGCTGCCCGACCATGTCGAGATCATGGGACAAACGCGCCGGTGGCTGCGCTACCGATTGCCGAGCCGGTATATCCGCCGGCACAGCAAACCGGTTTGCATCGGTCAGAAACAAGTGTGGTTCATGTTGCGTCTGGTTGGCGACGATGAGGCGGTCAAGCTGGATTGCTGCGATCGACCGGAGTTCGACTGCTGGCGTTGGGTGAACTATTGGCATCCGCTGCGCGAGGTGGTCTCCTTCAAACGCGGTGTCTACCATCGGGCACTCAACGAGTTTGCCCACTTGCTGTTTCCCGAGGGACGGCAACGGCGCTACGATCAGCGGGGACCGATACCGCGTCGTGCACGCAGCTGA